GGAGACGCCGGACGCCTACCTGCCCTGCCAGTTCGCCAACGAGGTCAATGTGGAGGCCCACGCCACCACCACGGGCCCGGAGATCTGGGCCCAGCTCGCCTCGAAGGGGCTGAGGCCGGATGCCTTCGTGGCCGGCGTGGGGACGGGCGGCACGGTGATGGGCGTCGGCCGTTTCCTCAAGGGCATGGATCCCGGCATCCGGATCCATCCCGTGGAGCCCTCCAACTCCCCCACCCTGCACACGGGCCACAAGACGGGGAAGCACCGCATCCAGGGCATCTCCGATGAATTCATTCCCAGCATCGTGAAGTTGGATCAGATGGACGACATCCTGTCCGTGGACGATGGCGACGCCATCCTCATGGCCCAGAAGCTGGCGGATCGGGGCCTGGGCGTGGGCATCAGCAGCGGGGCCAACTTCCTGGCGGCCCTTGAGGCCCAGGACCGGCTCGGCCCGGAGGCGGTGGTCGTGACGGTCTTCAGCGACAGCAACAAGAAATACCTCTCCACCGACCTGATGAAGGCCGAACCCCTCAAACCGGGATTTCTCAGCCCGGAGGTCGAGCTGATCGGAATCGGACAGGCCATCCGTGTCTGCGAGGTCTGCATCCAGGGCGGGGAAAAAGTCCGGGACTGCGGCTGCTAGCTAGGGCCGCAGGACGGCGGCCTCCAGCCGGTGGTACAGGGCCAGCAGGGAGCAGCTGAGCCAGAGGTTCATGACGCCTCCCAGCAGGTTGAAGAGCCAGAAGGCGGGATGCTTCAGCCGCAGCAGGGCGCTGGGCCCCAGGTCGGGATCCGCCGTGGGGAGCAGCCGTTCCAGGCTCCAGCCCGCGGCGACCTGGTAGACCAGAGCCACCAGCATCATGGCCAGCACCGCCTGCACGATCCGCGGCCAGTGGCGGACCATCGAGGCCTGGCTCCAGCGGAGGGCGGTCAGCGGCGCCTCTCCGCGGAGCAGCATGCGCATCGGCGCCCAGCCGAACAGGGTGAGGATCACGATGCCCGGCACGAGGAAGAGCAGCAGCCCGAGTCCGATGATCACGCTGAGTCCGAGGCGGACGAGGAAGGCCAGGGCCCAGCGTCGATCAAAGCCTTCCCGCCAGGCGGCGACCGGGTTGCCGGGGGTGTCCAAGGTCTCGGCGTCCAGCCGGGCCTGTAGCTTCGGCACGAAGTACATCTCCAGGGGAAGGAGACCCGCGAAGCCGAAGATGGGCTGGGTCAGCAGGCTGGGCGTCGCGCCGGCCGCCAGTTCCAGTGCGGGGCCCAACTGGGCCAGCACCATGGCCAGCAGGACCAGGCTGAAGGCGAGCCAGGGATGGCGGAGGAGGAGGGCCACCCCTTCGCGAAGGGCGCCGAGGTGGGATGGTAGGGGCGTACGCATCCTTCCAGGCTATCCGGGCTCCCGGACTGGGGCGGTGGGCTATCATCATCGGCATCATGACGCCCGAAGCTCCTTGTCTCCTGGTGGCCAGCCCCGCGCTGTTGGATCCCAATTTCCTCCATGCGGTGGTGCTCATCGTGGAGCACGACGAGGAAGGCGCCCTGGGGCTGGTG
The window above is part of the Geothrix sp. genome. Proteins encoded here:
- a CDS encoding cysteine synthase family protein encodes the protein MIEIQQTLRTLSRLVGCTPLLAVDVRFRGQARRIYAKAESFNFTGSIKDRMALHVLRRAHESGALKPGAPIAEATSGNTGISFSALGRALGHPVTIFMPDWMSQERKDLIRSFGAQIRLVSAVEGGFLGSIRLSEVWAAETPDAYLPCQFANEVNVEAHATTTGPEIWAQLASKGLRPDAFVAGVGTGGTVMGVGRFLKGMDPGIRIHPVEPSNSPTLHTGHKTGKHRIQGISDEFIPSIVKLDQMDDILSVDDGDAILMAQKLADRGLGVGISSGANFLAALEAQDRLGPEAVVVTVFSDSNKKYLSTDLMKAEPLKPGFLSPEVELIGIGQAIRVCEVCIQGGEKVRDCGC